A single window of Synechococcus sp. C9 DNA harbors:
- a CDS encoding MgPME-cyclase complex family protein, which translates to MNYYYVLASEKFLTEIEPLEEVLRERTRHYQEKGQEIDFFLVKRPAFLEAPEFAEIKVKCPQPAAAVITTDPDFATFLKLRLEFVLTGSFTAPSPTIPDPLASI; encoded by the coding sequence ATGAATTACTATTACGTTCTCGCCAGCGAAAAATTTCTCACCGAGATTGAACCCCTAGAGGAAGTGCTACGGGAGCGCACCCGTCATTATCAGGAAAAAGGTCAAGAAATTGATTTTTTTCTGGTGAAACGACCGGCGTTTTTAGAAGCCCCAGAATTTGCAGAAATTAAAGTCAAATGCCCCCAACCGGCGGCGGCAGTGATTACGACTGACCCGGACTTTGCCACCTTTTTGAAACTGCGTTTGGAATTTGTGTTAACTGGTAGTTTTACCGCCCCTTCCCCCACGATTCCTGACCCTTTAGCGAGTATTTAA
- a CDS encoding pyridoxine 5'-phosphate synthase → MLTLGVNIDHVATVRQARRTTEPDPVAAAVLAELGGADGITVHLREDRRHIQERDVRCLRQTVQTHLNLEMAATPEMVAIALEIRPDYVTLVPEKRQEITTEGGLDVVASEKELTKTVQELQNHGIPVSLFIDPEPEQIRASQQTTAQWIELHTGTYALAKQEPERHQELERLTKGAKLAQELGLRVNAGHGLTYQNVYPVACIPGMEELNIGHSIISRAVLVGLTQAVRDMKRAMRGEL, encoded by the coding sequence GTGCTAACCCTGGGCGTGAACATAGACCATGTTGCCACAGTCCGGCAGGCACGGCGCACGACGGAACCCGACCCAGTTGCCGCCGCAGTTTTGGCGGAGTTGGGGGGAGCGGACGGGATCACGGTGCATTTGCGGGAGGATCGCCGTCACATCCAGGAGCGGGATGTACGTTGTCTGCGGCAAACGGTGCAAACCCACCTGAATTTGGAAATGGCGGCTACCCCAGAGATGGTGGCAATTGCCCTGGAAATTCGCCCGGATTATGTCACGTTAGTCCCGGAAAAACGGCAGGAAATTACTACCGAAGGCGGGTTGGACGTGGTGGCATCTGAAAAAGAATTGACTAAAACAGTACAGGAATTGCAAAATCACGGCATCCCCGTGAGTTTATTTATTGACCCGGAACCGGAGCAAATTCGTGCCAGCCAACAAACCACAGCCCAGTGGATTGAATTGCACACGGGCACCTATGCTTTAGCCAAGCAAGAACCTGAGCGTCATCAGGAATTAGAGCGTTTAACAAAAGGAGCAAAACTCGCCCAGGAATTGGGTCTGCGGGTGAATGCGGGGCATGGGTTGACCTATCAAAATGTTTATCCGGTCGCTTGCATCCCCGGTATGGAGGAATTGAACATCGGTCATAGTATTATCAGTCGGGCGGTATTGGTGGGATTGACCCAGGCGGTGCGGGATATGAAACGAGCCATGCGAGGGGAGCTTTGA
- a CDS encoding ABC transporter permease, with product MSASQLFSAIVPFWRRQSPTQRVFLLIGVSLVLVYALAAMGADWFVAWGLPKPQEFLAHVPQQPPSPQHWCGTDRQGYDVLSRVIFGARAAWQVVLLATGLSLGVGFPLGALSGYWGGKVDKLLLFIMDTIYTLPGLLLSLTVAFVVGRGVVNAAIALSIAYIPQYYRVIRNHTLSLKNEVFVEAARALGAGSLGILIRHLSGHLSRNLPVLFSVNSADAVLTLAGLGFLGLGLPPEVPEWGHELAQALDSLPTGIWWTTLFPGLAMTGLVVGLALVSEGLGES from the coding sequence GTGTCCGCCTCCCAACTGTTCTCTGCTATTGTACCGTTCTGGCGCAGGCAATCCCCCACCCAACGGGTATTTTTACTCATCGGTGTGAGCTTGGTGCTGGTGTATGCCTTGGCGGCGATGGGGGCGGATTGGTTCGTAGCTTGGGGTTTACCAAAGCCCCAGGAATTTTTAGCCCATGTACCCCAGCAACCCCCCAGTCCCCAACATTGGTGCGGCACCGACCGCCAGGGCTACGATGTCCTCAGCCGGGTGATTTTTGGGGCAAGAGCGGCTTGGCAGGTGGTTCTCCTCGCCACCGGGTTGAGCTTGGGGGTGGGGTTTCCCCTGGGTGCCCTCAGCGGTTATTGGGGGGGTAAAGTAGATAAATTATTATTATTTATTATGGACACTATTTATACATTGCCAGGGTTATTACTATCTTTAACGGTGGCGTTTGTGGTGGGACGGGGGGTGGTGAATGCGGCGATTGCCCTCAGTATTGCCTATATTCCCCAGTATTATCGGGTGATTCGCAACCATACGCTTAGCTTAAAAAATGAGGTATTTGTCGAAGCGGCGAGGGCGTTGGGGGCGGGGAGTCTGGGGATTTTGATCCGGCATTTGAGTGGACATTTGAGTCGCAATTTGCCGGTTTTATTCAGTGTCAATAGTGCCGATGCGGTACTGACATTAGCAGGACTGGGATTTTTGGGGTTGGGCTTGCCCCCGGAGGTGCCGGAGTGGGGACACGAACTGGCGCAGGCGTTGGACAGTCTGCCTACGGGCATTTGGTGGACGACCCTATTTCCCGGTTTGGCGATGACGGGGCTGGTGGTGGGTTTAGCCCTAGTGAGTGAGGGGTTGGGGGAATCCTGA